One window of Maridesulfovibrio ferrireducens genomic DNA carries:
- a CDS encoding FAD-dependent oxidoreductase: MSEHVVVIGAVALGPKAACRFKRLRQDAKVTLIDRDDVFSYGGCGIPYFVSGDVSEASALRATAFHMVRDEPFFRDIKGVDVLSSTEATKIDRDKKQVHITNLKTGDKSVLDYDQLVIGTGATPRKLNLPGENLENVYYVGNMHDAEMIKQGITQGKFGKAVVVGAGFIGLEMADAFSDMWGIETTVVEIFDQILPRMVSPVLAKMGQNHMQEQGVEFKLGQTVTRIEGDGKVERVVTSDGTIEADIVIISAGVLPNDKLARECGLDCSERGGILVDETMRTSDPDIFSGGDCVIIKNAVDDSPFYLPMGSMANRQGRVIGGNLAGRNEAFPAAAGSFVVKLFEKSIAGTGLSLASAKQAGFDAVSVMLIMADRAHFYPVKDMMILEMTVDKSTRRVLGLQGYASSGDAMVGRINAVAGMMKFKPTIEDVSNLEVAYSPPFASAMDVLNAIANMADNALAGMNYGHGPDVFAKYWAERECSDYCFLDVREHADAEPFLEKYPEYWHNIPQGEIPARFKELPKDKKIVLVCNTGGRSYEAQVMLHGLGFDEVLNTQGGMAVIKAWGVDI; the protein is encoded by the coding sequence ATGTCAGAACATGTAGTTGTCATAGGTGCTGTAGCCCTTGGGCCTAAAGCGGCTTGCCGTTTTAAACGACTCAGACAGGATGCCAAAGTAACACTCATCGATAGAGATGATGTTTTTTCTTACGGCGGTTGCGGAATTCCTTACTTTGTCTCAGGTGATGTTTCGGAAGCAAGTGCTCTCCGTGCCACTGCCTTTCATATGGTGAGGGATGAACCATTTTTCAGAGATATCAAAGGTGTTGATGTTCTTTCCAGCACGGAAGCCACCAAAATTGATCGCGATAAAAAGCAGGTTCATATCACGAACTTGAAAACGGGCGATAAGAGTGTGCTTGATTATGATCAATTAGTAATCGGTACCGGAGCTACTCCCCGTAAATTAAATCTTCCGGGTGAAAATCTGGAAAATGTATATTACGTCGGTAATATGCACGATGCCGAAATGATTAAACAAGGCATCACTCAGGGCAAGTTCGGTAAAGCCGTTGTTGTCGGTGCTGGATTTATCGGCCTTGAGATGGCGGATGCTTTTTCTGATATGTGGGGAATTGAAACAACCGTTGTTGAAATTTTCGATCAAATTCTACCCCGCATGGTCAGTCCTGTGCTTGCTAAGATGGGTCAGAATCATATGCAGGAGCAGGGCGTTGAATTTAAACTCGGACAGACAGTAACCCGTATTGAGGGTGACGGCAAAGTTGAGCGGGTTGTAACTTCTGACGGTACGATAGAAGCTGATATAGTAATTATTTCAGCCGGCGTTCTTCCTAATGACAAACTTGCACGCGAGTGTGGACTTGATTGCAGCGAGCGCGGTGGAATTCTTGTTGATGAAACTATGCGCACTTCCGATCCTGATATTTTTTCAGGCGGTGACTGTGTTATAATTAAAAATGCTGTTGATGATTCTCCTTTCTATCTGCCCATGGGGTCCATGGCTAACAGACAGGGACGTGTTATCGGTGGTAATCTTGCGGGACGCAATGAAGCTTTTCCTGCCGCTGCCGGATCGTTTGTTGTTAAACTTTTCGAAAAATCTATCGCGGGTACCGGTTTAAGTCTTGCTTCTGCTAAACAGGCTGGCTTTGATGCTGTCAGTGTAATGCTGATCATGGCTGACAGAGCTCATTTTTATCCTGTTAAGGATATGATGATTCTGGAAATGACAGTTGATAAATCCACTCGCCGGGTACTTGGATTGCAAGGTTATGCCTCCAGCGGAGATGCAATGGTCGGACGTATCAATGCTGTGGCCGGTATGATGAAATTTAAGCCTACCATCGAAGATGTAAGCAATCTTGAAGTAGCTTATTCTCCGCCTTTCGCTTCAGCAATGGACGTGCTTAACGCCATCGCAAATATGGCGGATAACGCTCTTGCCGGCATGAATTACGGACATGGCCCTGATGTTTTTGCTAAGTACTGGGCTGAACGAGAATGCAGTGATTACTGTTTCCTTGATGTTCGCGAACACGCAGACGCGGAACCGTTTCTCGAGAAGTATCCCGAGTATTGGCACAATATCCCTCAGGGTGAAATTCCTGCCCGCTTCAAAGAACTTCCAAAAGATAAGAAGATTGTTCTTGTCTGTAATACGGGTGGTCGCTCATACGAAGCTCAAGTTATGCTTCATGGGCTGGGTTTTGATGAAGTTCTGAATACTCAGGGCGGCATGGCTGTAATTAAAGCTTGGGGTGTCGATATCTAG
- a CDS encoding PLP-dependent aminotransferase family protein has translation MPVKFADRMSTVHRSFIREILKVTEDTSIISFAGGLPNPELFPVADLEAAAVGVFQDSGPQSLQYSTTEGYLPLREYIAARYKEKKGIDVSPDEILITSGSQQCLDLLGKVLLNAGDKVIIERPGYLGAIQSFSMFQADFITVSLEEDGPDLAELEAALDQDKVKMFYAVTNFQNPSGLTYSAEKRAGVAKLMKGRDTLFIEDDPYGELRFRGESHPPVVRGYLDEGGVLLGSFSKVAAPGFRLGWMVCGGEMRDKLIIAKQASDLHTSTFAQRVMHRYLTDNVLDDHIEKIKERYGKQRDVMVDSIKKYFPAEVKITEPEGGMFLWATLPESLSAMDFFDEAIKNKVAFVPGRPFYVDDSGENTLRLNFSNSDEERIVEGIKRLGAGLKDFIARA, from the coding sequence ATGCCTGTTAAGTTTGCCGATCGGATGTCTACTGTCCACAGATCTTTCATTCGTGAAATACTCAAAGTCACTGAAGATACATCTATTATTTCTTTTGCTGGCGGTTTACCTAATCCGGAATTATTTCCTGTTGCTGATCTTGAAGCTGCCGCAGTTGGTGTTTTTCAAGATTCAGGACCACAGTCTCTACAGTACTCAACGACTGAAGGTTATCTTCCGCTGCGTGAATATATCGCTGCTCGCTATAAAGAAAAGAAGGGAATTGATGTCAGCCCTGATGAAATTCTCATTACTTCCGGTTCACAGCAGTGTCTAGATTTGCTTGGTAAAGTTCTTCTTAATGCCGGAGACAAGGTCATTATTGAGCGTCCCGGTTATCTTGGAGCAATTCAGTCTTTTTCAATGTTTCAGGCAGATTTTATTACTGTCAGCCTTGAAGAGGACGGCCCTGATCTTGCGGAACTGGAAGCTGCTTTAGATCAAGATAAGGTTAAAATGTTTTATGCTGTAACAAATTTCCAGAATCCTTCGGGATTGACCTATAGCGCCGAGAAAAGAGCAGGCGTCGCTAAGCTTATGAAAGGACGCGATACTCTGTTTATTGAAGATGATCCATACGGTGAACTCCGATTCAGGGGAGAATCTCATCCTCCTGTTGTTAGAGGGTACCTTGACGAAGGTGGAGTTTTACTTGGATCTTTCTCTAAGGTCGCGGCCCCCGGATTCAGGCTCGGCTGGATGGTTTGCGGCGGCGAAATGCGTGATAAACTGATTATTGCCAAGCAGGCTTCGGACTTGCACACCAGCACCTTTGCTCAGCGTGTAATGCATCGCTATCTTACTGATAATGTTTTGGATGATCATATAGAAAAGATCAAAGAACGTTATGGTAAACAGAGAGATGTTATGGTTGATAGTATCAAAAAATACTTTCCTGCCGAGGTTAAAATAACCGAGCCTGAAGGCGGAATGTTTTTGTGGGCGACTCTACCGGAATCTCTGTCTGCTATGGACTTTTTTGATGAGGCCATAAAAAATAAAGTTGCTTTTGTTCCCGGTCGTCCTTTCTATGTTGATGACAGCGGTGAAAATACTCTACGTCTTAATTTTTCAAATTCAGATGAAGAACGAATAGTTGAAGGAATTAAACGTTTAGGCGCAGGTTTAAAGGATTTTATTGCCAGAGCCTAA